TCCGACGATTGCAGCTCGAACAAGACCTCTTGAAAAAGGCGAATGAAATCCTAAAAAAAGACCTGGGCATCGACCGGCAACTCCTGACCAATCGGGAGAAGACGTTGCTGGTTGATGCCCTGAGGCAGACGTATACCCTTGGGGAACTGCTCGACGAAGTGGGCTTGGCGCGCAGTTCCTACTTCTACCATCGAGCCCGGCTCGATGCTGCGGACAAGTACGCCGAGGTGCGTCGAACCCTCACCGACATCTTCGAGCGCAACCACCGTTGCTATGGCTACCGCCGGCTGCAGGCTTCGCTGAACAGGCAGCGCGCGAGCATCTCGGAGAAGGTCGTGCAGCGGCTGATGAAACAAGAGAGCTTGGTCGTTGCCAGGCCGAAGCGGCGCAGGTATGGCTCATACCTGGGAGAGATCAGTCCGGCGCCAGACAACCTTCTCAACCGGGACTTCCGGGCTGCCGCGCCCAACGAGAAGTGGCTCACTGACATCACGGAGTTCCAGATCCCGGCTGGCAAGGTGTATCTGTCTCCCATGATCGACTGCTTCGACGGCATGGTCGTCAGCTGGTCGCTCGGTACGCGCCCGGACGCTGAACTCGTCAACACGATGCTGGATGCGGCCGTCGAGACGGTGGTCAATACCGAAGACCGGCCCGTCGTTCACTCCGATCGTGGTGCCCACTATCGCTGGCCAGGCTGGCTCTCGCGCATCGCTGATGCGAAGCTCATTCGCTCGATGTCGCGCAAGGGGTACTCTCCTGATAACGCGGCGTGCGAAGGCTTCTTCGGTCGGTTGAAAACCGAGCTGTTCTATCCTCGCAATTGGCAGTCCACAACCATCGACCAGTTCATACAGGCCGTGGACTCCTATATCCGCTGGTACAACGAACAGCGGATCAAGATCTCACTGGGCTCTCTCAGTCCCATCGAATACCGAGAGAGTCTTGGACTTGCGACATAAAACCAGTCCAAGTTTTTATCCGCACCCCCGAGATTTCCATCGAATACTGACCCACCCGCTTTGTGAGCCCGAAGGCTTCACGGTGTGGATAAGTGCTTGATGTTCTCCTTGTGTGGATCTGCCGCAGATTGCGCCGCTGTTTCCGCGATTTGGTGGCCTCGATCGCGAGCCAGTTCGCGAGCTTGTCGGCATAGGGATCGAGCTTGCTCGAGCTCGCCCGCTTGGTGTAGCGCGGCGCTTCTTCGCCCGCTCGCAGGTACTTCTTTACGGTGTTGCGAGACAGGCCTGTACGCCTGGCTATCTCGCGAATGGACATCTGCTCGCGCAGGGCCCAGCGTCTGATGACACTCAATGTCGCCACGTCTATCACTCCTAGGATCCCCTGCCTTAAAAATGAGCAGGGTAGAGTTTTACGTGGGTCAGTCTTAGACGGAAATTAGTGCGTTAGCCGGGTCAATTTTCGGCGGCAATCAACATCCAGTGGTCCGAGGCACCCGCCAAGTCTTCAAAGAGGTCAATTTTGTCGCCATTGGATTCCTTACTGAGCGTCGCCTTCGAGCGGCTTCTTATGGCCGACTGTACCCAGTAGTGGTCAAAGGCGTGATTTTCTGGCCGACCGGAGCGCGAGAATGCGGACAACACCACAGGAGAACTCTTCTTGACGACCGTCGCCATCACCCCCGCAATCAACGTCAGCAACAGCAATGGCTTTGTGCTGTTTGGCGGCGTGAACGTACTCGAGTCGAAGGACATGGCTCTGCGTGCTGCAGAGGAATACGTCCGAGTTACGCGAAAGCTTGGCATCCCATACGTCTTCAAGGCAAGTTTCGACAAGGCGAATCGCTCGTCCATCCACTCCTTCCGAGGGCCGGGATTGGAAGAGGGCCTGAAAATCTTCGAAGCGGTCAAGGCAGAGTTCGGCGTGCCCATCCTCACCGACGTGCACGAGCCATGGCAGGCGAATCCTGTCGCCGAAGTCGTGGACGTTCTACAGCTACCTGCGTTTCTCGCCCGCCAGACTGACTTGGTCGTCGCGCTTGCCAGGACGGGCAAGGTCATCAACGTCAAGAAGCCTCAGTTCCTGAGCCCGCCGCAGGTGCTCAATATCGTGGAGAAAATCAGGGAGGCGGGAAGCTCCCCTGTCATTCTGTGCGACCGTGGAACCTGCTTTGGCTACGACAACCTCGTGGTGGACATGCTTGGATTCGGTGCAATGAAGAAGGTCACCGGGAATCTGCCGGTCATCTTCGACGTTACCCATGCCCTCCAGCAACGCGACGCAAATGCTGCCGTCTCTGGCGGACGGCGCGAGCAAGTGGCTGAACTGGCACGTGCGGGCTTGGCGGTGGGCTTGGCGGGCCTCTTTCTTGAAGCTCATCCTGACCCGGCGCAGGCTAAATGCGATGGTCCCAGCGCTCTGCCACTGGACCAATTGGAGCCTTTCCTCGCGCAGCTGAAGGCGTTGGACGACTTGGTGAAGTCGTTCGCACCAATGCACATCCTCGCCTGAACAAGACGCCGCATCCGACGCAACCGCACGGGCGCTTTGGCCAGCGCCGTTCACGCTCGGCAATCTGCTGACGTGAAAAAGGCACTGGCCGACCTACGACGCTGTCGGGCCGGTGCTAAAGCCGTCCAGCCGCATGCGCTTGATACGACTGTTTCACGCGCAGGCTACCCCTTGACCAGCCCAAAAAGGTGGACCTGTGTGGCATTCTGAAAAGAGTCCCTACCCGCTTGGCGCGCACTTCTGCAACGTGGCGCCAGACGACCTCCTTCAACCACCACAACCAGCGATCAAGGAGTTGCAATGCAGCAGCTTGGACGAACGGTGCACGCGTTCGTATTCGTCGGCGGCTGGGCGCTTCTGCTCGGCATGTGGAGTTGCGGCGGGGGCGGCGGGGGCGGAGGTGGGGGCGCTGTCTTGCCCATTGCGACCGTGGGCACTTCTCCGCGGCCAAGCGATGCGCCCGTCGCACCTCCACCTGATGCGCCAGTTGCACCGCCCCCTGCCGCGCCGCCCGCGCCCGAGGTGCCCGTTGAACCACCGGCGGCAACCAGCCGTGTCATCTCCGACACCATCGTTTCGGCCAAAACGGGCGCGACTTATCCGATCGATATCTACCTGCCCGCTTCCTACGACGGCGGTTCACCAGCGAGTTATCCGGTCATCTACGCGATGGACGGCGACGCGGTCTTCAATCCGCCCGGCACGCGCTTTTCGAACTTCAAGGACATTCTCGACACGCGCCGCACGCAGGCGATTCTGGTCGGCATCGGCGGCTCGTCTCGCCGCGAAGAAGACTATGCCTTGCCGGGAGCACGGGCGTACCACGACTTCCTGACGCTCGAGCTGGTGCCGTCCATCGAGGCGAGGTACCGCGCCGACGTGAACAAGCGCCTGCTCACCGGCCTGTCGCTGAGCGGGAGCATGGCCGGCATTGCGCTGTTTCTCGAAGGCGCGGCGGGCAACTTGACGTTCTCGCACTTCCTGTCGTTCGAAGGCGCGTACGACTATCAAGGGGCCGAGTACGACGACCTCGAGCAGCAGATGCACGACGCGCTCGGGGGCAGGCCCTTGCCTGCAACGCTCATTCTCACGCGCTGCGACCACCCGGTCGAATGCAACGCCGGCCCGGTGAATTCGATATTCCAGCGGCTTGTAGGGCGCGTGTACCAGGGCCTGA
The Variovorax paradoxus genome window above contains:
- a CDS encoding IS3 family transposase codes for the protein MYSYEDRIRAVELYIKLGKRVRATIRQLGYPTKNALKGWYREYERRFDLPRGYARSKPKYSQEQKEVAVRHFLDHGRCIAFTIKALGYPVRESLRSWIHELHPELHVRIVGRSNAIARPPAMKQAAVIALCTRQESAQAVAQELGVCRPTLYNWKNQLLGREVPASMKRQHDLPPVPEREELERQLEALRRDIRRLQLEQDLLKKANEILKKDLGIDRQLLTNREKTLLVDALRQTYTLGELLDEVGLARSSYFYHRARLDAADKYAEVRRTLTDIFERNHRCYGYRRLQASLNRQRASISEKVVQRLMKQESLVVARPKRRRYGSYLGEISPAPDNLLNRDFRAAAPNEKWLTDITEFQIPAGKVYLSPMIDCFDGMVVSWSLGTRPDAELVNTMLDAAVETVVNTEDRPVVHSDRGAHYRWPGWLSRIADAKLIRSMSRKGYSPDNAACEGFFGRLKTELFYPRNWQSTTIDQFIQAVDSYIRWYNEQRIKISLGSLSPIEYRESLGLAT
- the kdsA gene encoding 3-deoxy-8-phosphooctulonate synthase — its product is MTTVAITPAINVSNSNGFVLFGGVNVLESKDMALRAAEEYVRVTRKLGIPYVFKASFDKANRSSIHSFRGPGLEEGLKIFEAVKAEFGVPILTDVHEPWQANPVAEVVDVLQLPAFLARQTDLVVALARTGKVINVKKPQFLSPPQVLNIVEKIREAGSSPVILCDRGTCFGYDNLVVDMLGFGAMKKVTGNLPVIFDVTHALQQRDANAAVSGGRREQVAELARAGLAVGLAGLFLEAHPDPAQAKCDGPSALPLDQLEPFLAQLKALDDLVKSFAPMHILA
- a CDS encoding alpha/beta hydrolase gives rise to the protein MPVEPPAATSRVISDTIVSAKTGATYPIDIYLPASYDGGSPASYPVIYAMDGDAVFNPPGTRFSNFKDILDTRRTQAILVGIGGSSRREEDYALPGARAYHDFLTLELVPSIEARYRADVNKRLLTGLSLSGSMAGIALFLEGAAGNLTFSHFLSFEGAYDYQGAEYDDLEQQMHDALGGRPLPATLILTRCDHPVECNAGPVNSIFQRLVGRVYQGLTVEETTYSTSHTGTDIPSFTDTIAKVFPQ